One Methylobacterium oryzae DNA window includes the following coding sequences:
- a CDS encoding DUF488 family protein, protein MSKQLFTIGYEGLDSERLVGVLRSAGVAVLADVRAVANSRKRGFSKGALGTSLREAGLGYAHLRSLGTPKSGRQAARAGDAALMRRIYCEEVLDTAAGIAALDELAALAEASPICLLCFERDPAGCHRRVLAERLAPRGFVVSDLYG, encoded by the coding sequence GTGAGTAAGCAACTCTTTACCATAGGCTACGAAGGCCTCGACTCGGAGCGCCTCGTCGGCGTCCTGCGCTCGGCCGGGGTCGCGGTGCTGGCGGATGTCCGGGCGGTGGCGAACTCGCGCAAGCGCGGCTTCTCGAAGGGCGCGCTCGGCACCTCCCTGCGCGAAGCCGGGCTCGGCTACGCGCATCTGCGCAGCCTCGGCACCCCGAAATCCGGCCGGCAGGCGGCGCGGGCCGGGGACGCGGCGCTGATGCGCCGGATCTACTGCGAGGAAGTGCTGGACACCGCTGCCGGGATCGCGGCGCTCGACGAACTCGCCGCGCTCGCCGAGGCGTCGCCGATCTGCCTGCTCTGCTTCGAGCGCGATCCGGCCGGCTGCCACCGGCGCGTACTGGCCGAGCGCCTCGCGCCGCGGGGCTTCGTGGTCAGCGATCTCTACGGCTGA
- a CDS encoding DNA-binding response regulator, translated as MTEAPKVQPHRDIVLVIDDSPDTLSFLTEAIERSGATVLVAVGGDLALTLVDEITPDVILLDAVMPGLDGFETCRRLKAKPQLAGVPVIFMTGLSETEHIVKGLSAGGIDYVTKPIAPDEILARIRVHLASARAAQSARTALDTAGRTLFAVAEDGTILWSTPQAGRLLAGLGAVPSGTPALPAGAREWLRGCLAGAAQPLALTDRDGVAYALTFIGRTPDEILLRLSRDALSAGVERLRVRLPVTGREAEVLLWLSRGKSSRDIGEILGLSHRTVTKHLESIYAKLGVENRTAASIIAARHLQD; from the coding sequence ATGACTGAGGCGCCGAAGGTCCAGCCGCACCGGGACATCGTCCTGGTGATCGACGATTCGCCCGACACGCTGAGCTTCCTCACCGAGGCGATCGAGCGGTCCGGCGCCACCGTGCTGGTCGCCGTCGGCGGCGACCTCGCCCTGACCCTGGTGGACGAGATCACCCCCGACGTGATCCTCCTCGACGCGGTGATGCCGGGCCTCGACGGGTTCGAGACCTGCCGGCGGCTCAAGGCCAAGCCGCAGCTCGCCGGCGTGCCGGTGATCTTCATGACCGGGCTGAGCGAGACCGAGCACATCGTGAAGGGGCTCTCCGCCGGCGGGATCGACTACGTCACGAAGCCCATCGCCCCCGACGAGATCCTGGCCCGGATCCGCGTGCATCTCGCGAGCGCCCGCGCCGCGCAGAGCGCCCGGACCGCCCTCGACACGGCCGGGCGGACCCTGTTCGCGGTCGCCGAGGATGGCACGATCCTGTGGTCGACCCCGCAGGCCGGACGCCTGCTCGCCGGGCTCGGCGCGGTACCCTCCGGCACCCCCGCGCTGCCCGCCGGCGCCCGCGAGTGGCTGCGCGGTTGCCTCGCCGGCGCCGCCCAGCCCCTCGCGCTGACCGATCGCGACGGCGTCGCCTACGCCCTGACCTTCATCGGCCGCACCCCAGACGAGATCCTGCTCCGCCTGTCGCGCGACGCGCTGTCGGCGGGGGTCGAGCGGCTGCGGGTGCGCCTGCCGGTCACCGGGCGCGAGGCGGAGGTCCTCCTCTGGCTGTCCCGGGGCAAGTCGAGCCGCGACATCGGCGAGATCCTCGGGCTGAGCCACCGGACCGTGACGAAGCACCTCGAGAGCATCTACGCGAAGCTCGGCGTGGAGAACCGCACGGCCGCCTCGATCATCGCGGCGCGGCACCTGCAGGATTGA
- a CDS encoding Crp/Fnr family transcriptional regulator, whose product MPIDSAASTGNLLLDALPGSDRALIAPHLEPVTFAKGDTALAAGAAASHVIFPRDQTVVALIVATRDGRTAEIASVGHEGAIGGIIGEGRLPPAVSGLAQIGGAALRLDAARLRQAELESSTLRDLFARYADCFLAQLFQIAACNALHPIEQRCLRWLLSLQDRTGGDTLPITHEVLASMLGVQRTYLTRILRVLQEQGLIRVGRGRITILDRRAVSNAACECHARVRMQCEAVLGAVFRAEEPRRTEPVETLSRAG is encoded by the coding sequence ATGCCGATCGACTCTGCCGCCTCCACCGGCAACCTGCTCCTCGACGCGCTGCCGGGTTCGGATCGCGCCCTGATCGCCCCCCACTTGGAGCCGGTGACCTTCGCCAAGGGGGATACGGCGCTGGCGGCGGGCGCCGCGGCGAGCCACGTCATCTTCCCCCGCGACCAGACCGTCGTGGCGCTGATCGTCGCCACGCGGGACGGCCGGACGGCCGAGATCGCGAGCGTCGGGCACGAGGGCGCGATCGGCGGGATCATCGGCGAGGGGCGGCTGCCGCCCGCGGTCAGCGGGCTGGCGCAGATCGGCGGCGCGGCTTTGCGCCTCGACGCGGCGCGGCTCCGGCAGGCCGAGCTCGAGTCATCGACGCTCCGCGACCTGTTCGCGCGCTACGCCGACTGCTTCCTGGCTCAGCTGTTCCAGATCGCGGCCTGCAACGCCCTGCACCCGATCGAGCAGCGCTGCCTGCGCTGGCTGCTGTCGCTGCAGGACCGGACGGGCGGCGACACCCTCCCGATCACGCACGAGGTCCTGGCCTCCATGCTGGGGGTCCAGCGGACCTACCTCACGCGGATCCTGCGGGTGCTGCAGGAGCAGGGCCTCATCCGGGTCGGCCGCGGGCGCATCACGATCCTCGACCGCCGGGCGGTCTCGAACGCCGCCTGCGAGTGCCACGCCCGCGTGCGGATGCAGTGCGAGGCGGTGCTCGGCGCGGTTTTCCGGGCCGAGGAGCCCCGCCGGACCGAGCCGGTCGAGACGCTGTCGCGCGCCGGGTGA
- a CDS encoding ATP-binding protein encodes MSGPQRIIPIRRDYNRFVADETLEDYALRFTAKKARRWSSLEVAQTALGSISFLALEAIGGTLALTAGFPNTVAAVLVVGLIIFATAAPITVYAARYGVDMDLLTRGAGFGYLGSTVTSLIYASFTFLFFAIEAAIMALALQLCFGLPLGVGYLLCAGAVIPLVVYGIRLISRFQIWTQPIWIALSLLPLIFVAAQGTGPLRALAGYPGLDGGGGGFDLARFGLATGVLLALLAQVGEQVDFLRFVPEPRGPRDRRWWLAVLSGGAGWILPGMLKILLGAALAVLALGHGVPAEHAAEPTRMYAVAFGYLTGEGSRAALLLTGLFVLVSQLKINLTNAYAGSIAWSNFFSRLTHSHPGRVVWLVFNVAIAVLLMELGIDKTIESTLPFYASVVSAWVGALAADLAVNKPLGLSPPGIEFKRAHLYAVNPVGTGAMALSLAAGGAAYVGWLGATLQPFAPLLTLAIAFCAAPAIAWATAGRWYMARVPKRDWGAAEVVCRVCELPFEGEDMAHCPAYDAPICSLCCSLDARCGDLCKPHGRLEVQAQAAVARILPGRTAAWIGAPLGRYLAVMLTLCAVIGLILGIVHAGATIAHPENREFLRTALTSVFFTLVVILGVVAWLFVLAQESRRVAQAETMRQTALYQAEIAAHKITDAKLQEAKERAEAANQAKSRYVVGISHELRTPLSTVLGYAQLLESDPAIPAHRVNGLRVIRRSAQHLSGLIDGLLDISRMEAGRLQIHRDEVRLTDFLDQLVDMVRLQAREAGLEFRFARPEILPAVVATDEKRLRQVLLNLLSNAIKFTEAGTVSLDLSYRSQIAVFTIRDTGPGIPEADLARIFEPFERGSTPAARSTPGTGLGLTIANLLAQLLGGEITVTAAPGGGTQARLRLMLASVAQPAPIVAPAPAAPPERAYAGARRTVLVADDDSAHRALMRAILEPQGISVREAGSGSECLATVAQGGVDLVLLDIAMPGMSGWAAAAALRQAGHTGPIAMMSANVHEISPTRGDDAPHDAIFAKPFDLRDVMERIGKLLHLEWTEGAAPGRSGAAAAAAAADVPGPGPEHVGELLRLGRIGHIRAIEAKLTQMEQDPTVPPAFVTRMRGLVEGYDLRRYLAVLQELARHD; translated from the coding sequence ATGAGCGGTCCGCAGCGCATCATCCCCATCCGCCGGGACTACAACCGCTTCGTCGCCGACGAGACGCTGGAGGATTACGCCCTCCGCTTCACCGCCAAGAAGGCGCGGCGCTGGTCGAGCCTCGAGGTGGCGCAGACGGCCCTCGGCTCGATCTCGTTCCTCGCGCTGGAGGCGATCGGCGGGACGCTGGCGCTCACAGCGGGATTTCCCAACACGGTGGCGGCCGTGCTGGTCGTCGGCCTGATCATCTTCGCCACGGCGGCGCCGATCACGGTCTACGCCGCCCGCTACGGCGTCGACATGGACCTGCTCACCCGGGGCGCCGGCTTCGGCTATCTAGGCTCGACCGTCACCTCGCTGATCTACGCGAGCTTCACCTTCCTGTTCTTCGCCATCGAGGCGGCGATCATGGCTCTGGCTCTGCAGCTCTGCTTCGGGCTGCCGCTCGGCGTCGGCTACCTGCTCTGCGCCGGAGCGGTGATTCCCCTGGTCGTCTACGGGATCCGGCTGATCAGCCGGTTCCAGATCTGGACGCAGCCGATCTGGATCGCCTTGAGCCTGCTGCCGCTGATCTTCGTGGCGGCGCAGGGCACGGGGCCGCTGCGGGCGCTCGCCGGCTACCCGGGCCTCGACGGCGGCGGGGGCGGCTTCGACCTCGCGCGCTTCGGTCTCGCCACCGGCGTCCTGCTGGCGCTGCTCGCCCAGGTCGGCGAGCAGGTCGACTTCCTGCGCTTCGTGCCGGAGCCGCGGGGCCCGCGCGACCGCCGCTGGTGGCTCGCCGTCCTCTCGGGCGGCGCTGGCTGGATCCTGCCCGGGATGCTGAAGATCCTGCTCGGCGCCGCGCTGGCGGTCCTTGCGCTGGGGCACGGCGTCCCGGCCGAGCACGCCGCCGAGCCGACCCGCATGTACGCGGTGGCCTTCGGCTACCTGACGGGGGAGGGGAGCCGGGCGGCGCTGCTGCTCACCGGGCTGTTCGTCCTCGTGTCGCAGCTCAAGATCAACCTGACCAACGCCTATGCCGGCTCGATCGCGTGGTCGAACTTCTTCTCGCGCCTGACCCACAGCCATCCGGGACGGGTGGTCTGGCTCGTGTTCAACGTCGCCATCGCGGTGCTCCTGATGGAGCTCGGCATCGACAAGACCATCGAGAGCACCCTGCCATTCTACGCCTCCGTGGTCTCGGCCTGGGTCGGCGCGCTCGCCGCCGACCTCGCGGTCAACAAGCCGCTCGGCCTCTCGCCCCCGGGCATCGAGTTCAAGCGCGCCCACCTTTACGCGGTGAATCCCGTGGGGACCGGCGCCATGGCGCTATCCCTCGCGGCCGGGGGCGCGGCCTATGTCGGCTGGCTCGGCGCGACCCTGCAGCCCTTCGCGCCATTGCTGACCCTGGCGATCGCGTTCTGCGCCGCGCCGGCGATCGCCTGGGCGACGGCGGGGCGCTGGTACATGGCGCGGGTCCCGAAGCGGGATTGGGGCGCGGCCGAGGTGGTCTGCCGGGTCTGCGAATTGCCCTTCGAGGGCGAGGACATGGCCCATTGCCCGGCCTACGACGCCCCGATCTGCTCCCTCTGCTGCTCGCTCGACGCCCGCTGCGGCGACCTGTGCAAGCCCCACGGGCGCCTGGAGGTGCAGGCGCAGGCCGCCGTCGCGCGGATCCTGCCGGGCCGCACCGCTGCCTGGATCGGCGCGCCACTGGGCCGCTACCTCGCGGTGATGCTGACGCTCTGCGCGGTGATCGGCCTGATCCTCGGCATCGTGCACGCGGGCGCGACGATCGCCCACCCGGAGAATCGCGAGTTCCTGCGCACGGCGCTGACCAGCGTGTTCTTCACCCTGGTGGTGATCCTCGGCGTCGTGGCGTGGCTGTTCGTGCTCGCCCAGGAGAGCCGGCGCGTCGCCCAGGCCGAGACGATGCGCCAGACCGCGCTCTACCAGGCCGAGATCGCCGCCCATAAGATCACCGACGCCAAGCTGCAGGAGGCCAAGGAGCGGGCCGAGGCCGCCAATCAGGCCAAGAGCCGCTACGTGGTCGGGATCAGCCACGAGCTGCGAACGCCGCTCTCCACGGTGCTCGGCTACGCCCAGCTCCTCGAATCCGACCCCGCGATCCCGGCCCACCGGGTCAACGGCCTGCGGGTGATCCGGCGCAGCGCCCAGCACCTGTCGGGCCTGATCGACGGCCTCCTCGACATCTCGCGCATGGAGGCCGGGCGCCTCCAGATCCACCGCGACGAGGTCCGGCTGACCGACTTCCTCGACCAGCTGGTCGACATGGTCCGCCTCCAGGCGCGGGAGGCCGGGCTCGAGTTCCGCTTCGCGCGGCCCGAGATCCTGCCCGCGGTGGTCGCCACCGACGAGAAGCGCCTGCGGCAGGTGCTGCTCAATCTCCTGTCGAACGCCATCAAGTTCACGGAAGCCGGCACCGTCTCGCTGGACCTCAGCTACCGGAGCCAGATCGCGGTGTTCACTATCCGCGATACCGGGCCGGGCATCCCGGAGGCGGACCTCGCGCGGATCTTCGAGCCGTTCGAGCGCGGCTCGACCCCGGCCGCCCGCAGCACGCCGGGGACCGGGCTCGGGCTCACCATCGCCAACCTGCTGGCGCAGCTCCTGGGCGGCGAGATCACCGTGACCGCCGCCCCCGGCGGCGGCACGCAGGCGCGGCTGCGCCTGATGCTGGCCTCCGTGGCCCAGCCCGCGCCGATCGTCGCGCCCGCGCCGGCCGCACCCCCGGAGCGGGCCTACGCGGGCGCGCGCCGCACCGTCCTGGTCGCCGACGACGACAGCGCTCACCGCGCGCTGATGCGGGCGATCCTGGAGCCGCAGGGCATCTCCGTGCGGGAGGCCGGCTCCGGATCCGAGTGCCTCGCGACGGTCGCACAAGGCGGCGTCGACCTCGTCCTCCTCGACATCGCGATGCCCGGGATGAGCGGCTGGGCGGCGGCGGCGGCCCTGCGGCAGGCCGGGCATACCGGCCCGATCGCCATGATGTCCGCCAACGTCCACGAGATCAGCCCGACCCGGGGCGACGACGCCCCGCACGACGCGATCTTCGCCAAGCCCTTCGACCTGCGCGACGTGATGGAGCGGATCGGCAAGCTCCTGCACCTCGAATGGACCGAGGGCGCCGCGCCGGGGCGGTCCGGGGCGGCCGCGGCCGCGGCCGCGGCGGACGTCCCGGGGCCGGGGCCCGAGCATGTCGGCGAGCTCCTGCGCCTCGGCCGGATCGGGCATATCCGCGCCATCGAGGCCAAGCTGACCCAGATGGAGCAGGACCCGACCGTGCCGCCCGCTTTCGTCACCCGGATGCGCGGGCTCGTCGAGGGATACGACCTTCGCCGCTACCTCGCGGTCCTGCAGGAACTCGCCCGCCATGACTGA
- a CDS encoding ABC transporter ATP-binding protein: MLLRVRDLAFGYSSRIVGHDVSFDLAAGEVLCLVGPNGGGKTTLFQTLLGLLSARAGRVILDGTDLSRLSRKAVARTIAAVPQAHAAYFPFTVREVVVMGRASRLGPFAAPGPSDVAAAERALAALGIGHLADQVYTEISGGERQLALIARALSGEPRLLVMDEPTASLDFGNQARVLGQVRRLAEAGIAVLFSTHDPGHALLCADRLIALHAGRLVADGPAAATVTPELLRLIYGIDVVVAPVPGLAAPVCVPVVA; this comes from the coding sequence ATGCTGCTCCGGGTCCGGGACCTCGCCTTCGGCTACAGCAGCCGGATCGTCGGCCACGACGTGTCGTTCGACCTCGCCGCCGGCGAGGTGCTGTGCCTCGTCGGGCCGAACGGCGGCGGCAAGACCACGCTGTTCCAGACGCTGCTCGGCCTGCTGTCCGCCCGCGCCGGGCGGGTGATCCTCGACGGCACCGACCTGTCGCGCCTGTCGCGGAAAGCCGTCGCCCGCACCATCGCCGCCGTGCCGCAGGCGCACGCGGCGTACTTCCCGTTCACGGTGCGCGAGGTCGTCGTGATGGGCCGGGCGAGCCGGCTCGGCCCGTTCGCCGCCCCCGGGCCGTCGGACGTCGCGGCCGCCGAGCGGGCGCTGGCGGCGCTCGGGATCGGCCATCTCGCCGATCAGGTCTACACCGAGATCAGCGGCGGCGAGCGCCAGCTCGCGCTGATCGCGCGGGCGCTCAGCGGCGAGCCGCGGCTCCTCGTCATGGACGAGCCGACCGCGAGCCTCGATTTCGGCAACCAGGCCCGCGTCCTCGGGCAGGTCCGCCGCCTCGCCGAGGCCGGCATCGCCGTGCTGTTCTCGACGCACGATCCCGGGCACGCCCTGCTCTGCGCCGACCGCCTCATCGCCCTGCACGCGGGCCGCCTCGTCGCCGACGGACCCGCCGCCGCGACGGTCACGCCGGAGCTGCTGCGCCTGATCTACGGGATCGACGTGGTGGTGGCGCCGGTGCCGGGCCTCGCGGCGCCGGTCTGCGTGCCGGTCGTTGCCTGA
- a CDS encoding iron ABC transporter substrate-binding protein has product MAPRPARRRALTAALILLLAASGGAAARPFTDAAGRTVELSERVGRVLAAGPPAAVLLYTLAPDLMAGWVSAPHPEALPFLAPRTRALPAYGRLTGRGGTANVEAVLTAKPDLIVDSGSLGPTYASLADRVQAQTGIPYILLDGSFAKTPEAYRQLGAALGRQSDADALAAEAQSLADTVDRAVATVPEDKRPRVYYARGPRGLETGFAGSINTELVEAAGGRNVAQDGGGRLGNVSPEQVLAWNPDVIVTLDPAFAAGLRADPLWRDVRAVRTGRVYVAPLQPFPWFDAPPGVNRLIGLRWLAARLHPDLFPQPMPEVVRAFYGRFYHVDLDFGQADALVGPTPPGGPPGPAR; this is encoded by the coding sequence ATGGCGCCGCGACCCGCGCGCCGCCGCGCCCTCACCGCGGCGCTGATCCTGCTGCTGGCGGCGTCCGGCGGGGCGGCGGCACGCCCGTTCACGGACGCGGCCGGCCGCACGGTCGAACTCTCCGAACGGGTTGGGCGGGTGCTCGCCGCGGGACCGCCGGCCGCGGTGCTCCTCTACACGCTGGCGCCCGACCTCATGGCCGGCTGGGTGAGCGCCCCGCATCCCGAGGCGCTGCCCTTCCTCGCGCCCCGGACCCGGGCCCTCCCCGCCTACGGCCGCCTGACCGGGCGCGGCGGCACGGCGAACGTCGAGGCGGTGCTGACCGCCAAACCGGACCTGATCGTGGATTCGGGCAGCCTCGGGCCGACCTACGCGTCGCTCGCCGACCGGGTCCAGGCGCAGACCGGGATCCCCTACATCCTGCTCGACGGCAGCTTCGCGAAGACCCCGGAGGCGTATCGGCAGCTCGGCGCGGCCCTGGGCCGTCAGTCCGACGCGGACGCCCTGGCGGCGGAGGCCCAGAGCCTCGCCGACACGGTGGACCGCGCCGTCGCGACGGTCCCGGAGGACAAGCGGCCCCGGGTCTACTACGCGCGCGGGCCGCGCGGGCTGGAGACGGGGTTCGCCGGCTCGATCAACACCGAGCTGGTCGAGGCCGCCGGCGGCCGCAACGTCGCGCAGGACGGGGGCGGCCGCCTCGGCAACGTCTCGCCCGAGCAGGTGCTCGCCTGGAACCCCGACGTGATCGTCACCCTCGACCCGGCCTTCGCGGCCGGGCTGCGCGCCGACCCGCTGTGGCGGGACGTCCGGGCCGTGCGGACCGGGCGGGTCTACGTGGCGCCGCTCCAGCCCTTCCCGTGGTTCGACGCCCCGCCGGGGGTCAACCGGCTGATCGGCCTGCGCTGGCTGGCGGCCCGGCTTCATCCGGACCTGTTCCCGCAGCCGATGCCCGAGGTGGTGCGCGCCTTCTACGGCCGCTTCTACCATGTCGACCTCGATTTCGGTCAGGCCGACGCCCTCGTCGGCCCGACGCCGCCTGGCGGCCCCCCGGGCCCGGCGCGGTGA
- a CDS encoding FecCD family ABC transporter permease, with amino-acid sequence MSRVPAAAETIRARSRLRLPAALLTGLALLALTAVALAVGKYPVAPADLAAILGHRLLGLPLRVPATAETVVMQVRLPRVIAALVVGAALSAAGATYQGLFRNPLVSPDILGVSAGAGLGAVLGIYLGLPVAPIQALAFLGGLGAVAAVYGVGLAVRRHDPVLTLVLAGVAVGAVLGAGISLLKVLADPYNQLPAITFWLLGSLSSVTLGDVAATLPMLLLGLVPLVLLRWRMNLMSLGDAEARALGVETRVLRPVLIAGATLITAAAVAMTGVIGWIGLIVPHVARLLVGPDYRRLLPASLVLGAGYLVLVDLIARNLGTVEVPLGILTALVGAPFFLWLLASGRRGFS; translated from the coding sequence GTGAGTCGCGTCCCGGCCGCCGCCGAGACGATCCGGGCGCGCAGCCGCCTCCGCCTGCCCGCGGCGCTGCTGACCGGTCTCGCCCTGCTGGCGCTGACCGCCGTGGCGCTGGCGGTCGGCAAGTACCCGGTCGCGCCCGCCGACCTCGCCGCGATCCTCGGCCACCGCCTGCTCGGGCTGCCCCTCCGGGTTCCGGCGACGGCGGAGACGGTCGTGATGCAGGTGCGCCTGCCCCGGGTGATCGCCGCGCTGGTCGTCGGCGCGGCCCTGTCGGCCGCGGGGGCGACCTACCAGGGCCTGTTCCGCAACCCGCTGGTCTCGCCCGACATCCTCGGCGTCTCGGCCGGCGCCGGGCTCGGCGCCGTCCTGGGGATCTATCTCGGCCTGCCGGTGGCGCCGATCCAGGCCCTGGCCTTCCTGGGCGGGCTCGGCGCCGTCGCGGCGGTGTACGGCGTCGGCCTCGCCGTGCGGCGGCACGACCCGGTCCTGACGCTGGTCCTCGCCGGCGTCGCGGTGGGGGCGGTCCTCGGGGCGGGCATCTCGCTCCTCAAGGTGCTGGCCGATCCCTACAACCAGCTGCCGGCGATCACCTTCTGGCTCCTCGGGAGCCTGTCCTCGGTCACCCTCGGCGACGTCGCCGCCACCCTGCCGATGCTGCTGCTCGGCCTCGTGCCGCTGGTGCTGCTGCGCTGGCGCATGAACCTGATGAGCCTCGGCGACGCGGAGGCGCGGGCCCTCGGCGTGGAGACGCGGGTGCTGCGCCCCGTCCTGATCGCCGGCGCGACCCTGATCACGGCGGCGGCCGTGGCGATGACCGGGGTCATCGGCTGGATCGGGCTGATCGTGCCGCACGTCGCCCGGCTGCTGGTCGGGCCGGATTACCGCCGCCTGCTGCCCGCCTCGCTCGTCCTCGGGGCGGGCTACCTCGTGCTGGTCGACCTGATCGCCCGCAATCTCGGCACCGTCGAGGTGCCCCTCGGCATCCTGACGGCCCTGGTCGGGGCGCCGTTCTTCCTCTGGCTGCTGGCGTCCGGGCGCCGGGGCTTCAGCTGA
- the urtA gene encoding urea ABC transporter substrate-binding protein — protein sequence MADDTETGADHGLRSPLRRRLLMGLAGAPALALLPRTAWAAPPTAAVNTTGLAVTDSEVTVGILHSVTGTMAISETGAQEAEKLAIQQINDAGGVLGRKIKIIQEDGASDWPTFAEKAKKLLVNDHCAAVMGCWTSASRKAVLPVFEQYNGLLYYPTFYEGLEQSKNVFYTGQEATQQILAGLDWVHKEKGGDSFYFIGSDYIWPRTSNKIARKHVENVLKGKVVGEEYFPLGHTQFNSVINKIKLTKPKVIFADVVGGSNVAFYKQLKAAGIDLSKQVLMTISVTEDEIDGIGGENIAGAYACMKYFESIQNENNKAFVAAFKKMWGEKTVIGDVTQAAYLGPFLWKMACEKAGSFDVDKVVAASPGIEFKGAPEGYVKIDENHHLWSKTRVGRAKPDGQFEIVYTSPELIKPDPFPKGYQ from the coding sequence ATGGCAGACGACACCGAGACCGGCGCCGATCACGGCTTGCGCTCCCCGCTGCGGCGCAGGCTGCTCATGGGATTGGCCGGCGCCCCGGCGCTGGCGCTGTTGCCGCGCACCGCCTGGGCGGCGCCGCCGACCGCGGCGGTCAACACCACGGGCCTCGCGGTGACCGACAGCGAGGTGACGGTCGGCATTCTGCACTCGGTCACCGGCACGATGGCGATCTCGGAGACGGGCGCGCAGGAAGCGGAGAAGCTCGCGATCCAGCAGATCAACGACGCCGGCGGCGTGCTCGGCCGCAAGATCAAGATCATCCAGGAGGACGGCGCCTCCGACTGGCCGACCTTCGCCGAGAAGGCCAAGAAGCTCCTCGTCAACGACCACTGCGCCGCCGTGATGGGCTGCTGGACCTCGGCCTCGCGCAAGGCGGTGCTGCCGGTCTTCGAGCAGTACAACGGCCTGCTGTACTACCCGACCTTCTACGAGGGCCTGGAGCAGTCGAAGAACGTCTTCTACACCGGCCAGGAGGCCACGCAGCAGATCCTCGCCGGCCTGGACTGGGTCCACAAGGAGAAGGGCGGCGACAGCTTCTACTTCATCGGCTCCGACTACATCTGGCCGCGCACCTCCAACAAGATCGCCCGCAAGCACGTGGAGAACGTGCTCAAGGGCAAGGTCGTCGGCGAGGAGTACTTCCCCCTCGGCCACACGCAGTTCAACTCGGTCATCAACAAGATCAAGCTCACCAAGCCCAAGGTGATCTTCGCCGACGTGGTCGGCGGCTCGAACGTGGCGTTCTACAAGCAGCTCAAGGCGGCGGGCATCGACCTGTCGAAGCAGGTGCTGATGACGATCTCGGTGACCGAGGACGAGATCGACGGCATCGGCGGCGAGAACATCGCCGGGGCCTACGCCTGCATGAAGTACTTCGAGTCGATCCAGAACGAGAACAACAAGGCATTCGTGGCCGCGTTCAAGAAGATGTGGGGCGAGAAGACGGTCATCGGCGACGTGACGCAGGCGGCCTATCTCGGCCCGTTCCTGTGGAAGATGGCCTGCGAGAAGGCCGGCTCGTTCGACGTCGACAAGGTGGTGGCGGCCTCGCCCGGGATCGAGTTCAAGGGCGCGCCGGAAGGCTACGTGAAGATCGACGAGAACCACCATCTCTGGTCGAAGACCCGGGTCGGCCGGGCGAAGCCCGACGGCCAGTTCGAGATCGTCTACACCAGCCCCGAGCTGATCAAGCCCGATCCCTTCCCGAAGGGCTACCAGTAG
- a CDS encoding GH25 family lysozyme yields the protein MSRIYTPSRSPIEDLARGLISRLKPARRLAGRFAAAAILAGLAACASNNDFYPTKGDAKPHPGVAKAKLHPIQGIDISKWQGNVDWASVRAAGTQFAFIKATEGGDHVDERFRTNWDGAARAGVPRGAYHFVFWCRSAREQMDWFKKNVPNDPTALPPVLDVEWNGHSQTCPKKLPKAQALAMVTEMLEEMERYTGKRPIIYTDITFHKDVLEGELPDYPHWLRSTAAEPEQRFVNRKWMLWQFTSTGRVPGVRGDVDRNAFYGTPSEWASFLTTDCDPREHKRLSEQGLCTDK from the coding sequence ATGTCGCGGATCTACACGCCTTCGCGGTCACCGATCGAAGATCTCGCTCGGGGCCTGATCAGTCGCCTCAAGCCGGCCCGGCGTCTCGCCGGGCGCTTCGCCGCCGCCGCGATCCTGGCCGGCCTCGCCGCCTGCGCGTCGAACAACGACTTCTATCCGACGAAGGGCGACGCCAAGCCCCATCCGGGCGTGGCCAAGGCCAAGCTTCACCCGATCCAGGGCATCGATATCTCGAAGTGGCAGGGCAACGTCGACTGGGCCTCGGTCCGCGCCGCCGGCACCCAGTTCGCCTTCATCAAGGCCACCGAGGGCGGCGACCACGTCGACGAGCGCTTCCGGACCAACTGGGACGGCGCGGCCCGGGCCGGCGTGCCGCGCGGGGCCTACCACTTCGTGTTCTGGTGCCGCTCCGCCCGGGAGCAGATGGACTGGTTCAAGAAGAACGTCCCCAACGACCCCACCGCCCTGCCGCCTGTCCTCGACGTCGAGTGGAACGGCCACTCGCAGACCTGCCCGAAGAAGCTGCCCAAGGCCCAGGCCCTGGCGATGGTCACCGAGATGCTGGAGGAGATGGAGCGCTACACCGGCAAGCGCCCGATCATCTACACCGACATCACGTTCCACAAGGACGTCCTGGAGGGCGAGCTCCCCGATTACCCGCACTGGCTGCGCTCCACCGCGGCCGAGCCGGAGCAGCGCTTCGTCAACCGCAAGTGGATGCTGTGGCAGTTCACGTCCACGGGCCGGGTTCCGGGCGTGCGCGGCGACGTCGACCGCAACGCCTTCTACGGCACCCCGTCCGAATGGGCCTCGTTCCTGACGACCGACTGCGACCCGCGCGAGCACAAGCGGCTCTCCGAGCAGGGGCTCTGCACGGACAAGTAG